The Macrococcoides canis genome has a window encoding:
- a CDS encoding DNA-directed RNA polymerase subunit beta, with the protein MKFKQPIFKQKVSKIGETEVVHRTVPIYITLLIIFVLMIVLFIVGMMIGYGILHSPIDIFKPSTWQHLKELTGSDS; encoded by the coding sequence ATGAAGTTTAAACAGCCTATTTTTAAACAAAAGGTCAGCAAAATCGGCGAAACAGAAGTTGTTCATCGTACTGTTCCAATTTATATTACATTACTCATTATATTCGTACTTATGATTGTATTGTTTATTGTTGGAATGATGATTGGATATGGCATTCTGCATTCACCGATTGATATCTTTAAACCTTCTACATGGCAGCATCTTAAAGAACTTACTGGGAGTGACAGCTAA
- the thiE gene encoding thiamine phosphate synthase: MFKREMLHVYFIAGTSDVPDGDLERVLKEALEAGITMFQFREKGPKAKTGQEKQLLAEHLFNLCKDYKVPFIVNDDVALAEAIGADGIHLGQDDEKVENIIDDFQGKIIGLSVGNFEEYDQSDLTHVDYIGVGPIYETSSKSDAKKPGGIELIRKMRLYDEDIPIVAIGGITSSNCEMIIASGADGISTISSIARSNDIKQVVTDYLQYYK; the protein is encoded by the coding sequence ATGTTTAAAAGAGAGATGCTTCACGTATATTTCATTGCAGGGACTTCTGACGTTCCTGACGGTGACTTAGAACGTGTGCTTAAAGAAGCACTTGAAGCAGGAATAACAATGTTTCAGTTCAGAGAAAAAGGTCCGAAAGCAAAGACAGGCCAAGAGAAACAGCTGCTTGCTGAACATTTGTTTAATCTGTGTAAAGACTATAAAGTTCCATTTATCGTCAATGATGATGTTGCACTTGCTGAAGCAATTGGTGCAGACGGTATTCATCTTGGACAGGATGATGAAAAGGTAGAAAATATCATCGATGACTTCCAGGGAAAAATCATTGGATTATCTGTCGGCAATTTTGAAGAGTATGATCAGTCGGATTTAACGCATGTGGACTATATAGGTGTTGGTCCTATATATGAAACGAGTAGTAAGAGCGATGCGAAAAAGCCGGGTGGTATCGAACTGATACGTAAGATGCGCCTTTACGATGAAGACATTCCTATTGTGGCGATCGGTGGTATAACGAGCAGTAACTGCGAGATGATCATCGCTTCAGGTGCTGACGGTATCTCGACCATTTCTTCTATCGCTAGAAGCAATGATATTAAGCAAGTGGTTACAGATTACTTACAGTATTATAAGTAA
- the thiM gene encoding hydroxyethylthiazole kinase, with protein MVKLNQLRNDNPLIICITNDVVKNFTANGLLALGASPAMATERQEMDEFLAHAGALLINIGSIEETDKENMLQAAAFANKHQVPIVLDPVACGASKFRKDFCLKLLNEHHISVIRGNASELAALTDDATMKGTDADQSLSTESVARSAYNKFNTAIIVTGAVDAICQDGQIALVENGTPLLTKVTGGGCLLGAVVASFIYNETKPSLALLTEAIATYTIAAERAEHSANGTLPGHFAVNLIDQLYLIQQDDIAKESRVKEV; from the coding sequence ATGGTAAAGCTCAATCAACTTCGTAATGACAACCCGCTGATCATCTGTATTACGAATGATGTCGTCAAAAACTTTACAGCGAACGGTCTGCTCGCACTTGGAGCAAGCCCTGCGATGGCCACAGAACGTCAGGAAATGGATGAGTTTCTGGCGCACGCAGGAGCTCTGCTAATCAACATTGGCTCTATTGAAGAAACAGACAAAGAAAATATGTTACAAGCGGCTGCATTTGCAAATAAACATCAAGTGCCTATCGTACTTGACCCTGTCGCATGTGGTGCATCTAAGTTTCGTAAAGACTTCTGTTTAAAATTGCTGAACGAGCATCATATTAGTGTTATTCGTGGAAACGCGTCTGAGCTCGCAGCATTAACGGACGATGCCACAATGAAAGGGACAGATGCAGATCAATCGTTATCGACGGAAAGCGTCGCACGAAGCGCATATAATAAGTTCAATACTGCGATTATCGTAACCGGTGCGGTTGATGCGATATGTCAGGATGGACAAATTGCTTTAGTAGAAAATGGCACACCGCTCCTGACGAAAGTAACAGGGGGAGGATGTTTATTAGGAGCAGTTGTTGCAAGTTTCATATATAATGAAACTAAACCTTCATTAGCATTATTAACAGAAGCAATTGCGACTTATACGATTGCGGCAGAACGTGCTGAGCATAGTGCTAATGGGACCTTGCCAGGACATTTTGCGGTGAATTTAATAGACCAGCTCTATTTGATTCAACAAGATGATATAGCAAAGGAATCACGTGTGAAAGAAGTGTAG
- a CDS encoding YwpF-like family protein, with translation MKTFKAIRFQLVEDEAIKEYMLYDGVIINKENSGTGWLLEILIDEIHLETMETYMHNETILDTRIVITRASNDPAMFESTIKDIQKLNDKISVIFECHIYTLRQTYAEKLLEQLVNEGLSGQALITAFNRKMQSKPKLKDENE, from the coding sequence ATGAAAACGTTTAAAGCAATTCGCTTTCAGCTCGTCGAAGATGAAGCAATCAAGGAATATATGCTGTATGATGGCGTTATAATTAACAAAGAGAATAGCGGTACAGGCTGGCTACTCGAAATATTGATAGATGAAATTCATCTGGAGACGATGGAAACGTATATGCACAACGAAACGATTCTTGATACACGTATCGTTATTACGCGTGCCTCCAATGACCCCGCAATGTTCGAATCTACGATCAAAGACATTCAAAAGTTGAATGATAAGATTTCAGTAATCTTTGAATGCCATATTTATACATTGAGACAGACTTATGCAGAAAAGTTATTAGAGCAACTCGTCAATGAAGGTTTATCTGGTCAGGCTCTAATCACTGCATTTAACAGAAAGATGCAGTCTAAACCGAAATTAAAAGATGAAAATGAATAA
- the cls gene encoding cardiolipin synthase has protein sequence MTLEQLSQIDYSQIFSILFFVGFIFNIFLAFVVIFLERRQAGSTWAWLLVLFFLPIIGFILYLLFGRQIKHQTIFTLNDDDRLDLEGIVNAQREAIDKGNIEVRSGEIIKHSHIIRMLLHNYASFLTTDNKVEILTDGRKKFDALLNDIHNATDHIHIQYYIFKKDGIGLEIINALMKKLEEGVEVKMLYDDIGSRTLSISRFKQFKKLGGQVESFFPSKLPLINFRMNNRNHRKIVVIDGKIGYIGGFNVGDEYLGLDKKFGYWRDTHLRVEGDAVNALQLRFMMDWNSQITRDFMSYDKKYFPDVTSKGDIGIQIVSSGPDSSAQHIKNGYLKMITSAKESIYIQSPYFIPDTSLLDALKIAAMTGVEVNIMIPNKPDHPFVYWATYSNVGELLDVGCNIFIYENGFIHTKMLLIDDEVASVGTANMDFRSFELNFEVNAFIYDDIVAKDLRKSFEDDVHVSSQLTKEIYDQRVILIRVKEAIARLISPIL, from the coding sequence ATTACGTTGGAGCAGTTATCTCAAATTGATTATTCACAAATTTTCTCGATTTTATTTTTTGTAGGATTTATCTTTAACATCTTTTTAGCTTTCGTAGTCATCTTTCTCGAAAGAAGACAAGCTGGTTCTACGTGGGCATGGCTACTCGTACTCTTTTTCTTGCCAATCATAGGATTCATCCTTTATCTATTGTTCGGACGTCAAATCAAGCATCAGACCATATTTACTTTAAATGATGATGACCGATTAGATCTGGAAGGTATCGTCAATGCTCAACGTGAAGCTATAGACAAAGGTAATATAGAAGTGCGTTCCGGAGAAATCATCAAACATAGTCATATCATCAGAATGTTACTGCACAACTATGCCTCCTTTCTAACTACAGATAATAAAGTGGAAATCTTAACGGATGGCAGAAAGAAATTCGACGCTCTATTGAACGACATCCATAATGCCACAGATCATATTCATATCCAGTACTATATCTTCAAAAAAGATGGTATCGGTCTAGAAATCATCAATGCGCTCATGAAGAAGCTTGAAGAAGGTGTAGAAGTAAAGATGCTCTATGATGATATCGGTTCAAGAACTTTATCTATTTCTAGATTCAAGCAGTTTAAGAAGCTTGGTGGACAAGTAGAATCTTTCTTCCCTTCTAAATTACCGCTAATTAACTTTAGAATGAATAATCGAAATCACCGTAAGATTGTCGTGATTGATGGTAAAATCGGCTATATCGGTGGGTTTAATGTCGGTGATGAATATCTTGGGCTGGATAAGAAATTTGGTTACTGGCGCGATACCCATCTTAGAGTCGAAGGCGATGCAGTAAATGCACTACAACTCCGCTTTATGATGGACTGGAATTCACAGATTACACGTGACTTCATGTCCTATGACAAGAAATACTTCCCGGATGTAACGAGCAAAGGTGATATCGGCATTCAGATTGTATCAAGCGGACCGGATTCCTCTGCCCAACATATAAAAAACGGATATCTTAAAATGATCACATCTGCTAAAGAATCCATATATATTCAGTCGCCCTACTTTATACCCGATACGTCATTACTAGATGCATTAAAAATTGCTGCAATGACTGGAGTAGAAGTTAATATTATGATTCCAAATAAGCCTGACCATCCATTTGTATATTGGGCTACATATTCAAACGTCGGAGAACTGCTCGACGTCGGCTGTAATATCTTCATCTATGAGAATGGCTTTATTCATACAAAGATGCTCCTTATTGACGATGAAGTTGCAAGCGTCGGAACTGCCAACATGGACTTTAGAAGCTTTGAATTAAATTTTGAAGTGAACGCCTTTATTTACGATGATATCGTAGCTAAGGACTTACGAAAGTCATTTGAAGATGATGTGCACGTCTCTTCGCAGCTTACTAAGGAAATTTATGATCAGCGCGTCATCCTTATTCGTGTGAAAGAAGCGATTGCACGACTCATTTCTCCAATATTATAG
- a CDS encoding transglycosylase family protein yields MKKFTALTGMAILATGITAQADAKEHTVTQGESLWSIADKYDTTVERIKKINKLESDLILPNQKLEVLVKGKYEVQKGDTLEKIAKKFDANVADLKKWNKIKTNKDLKVGKLIVVDKEEQRQVVTQTAAQKTPVTVQQTVAYQAPVVKAPVVKAPEQAKPAVQAPVQKPVQQVAQQPVQQPVQQPVQAPVQQPVQKPVQQVVQQPAPQQPAQQAAPAGNSSMDAHLRVIAQRESGGNPSAVNPAGYYGLFQFSPSTWASVGGTGNPANASVEEQWKRARILYQTAGASQWSTAY; encoded by the coding sequence ATGAAAAAGTTTACTGCACTTACAGGAATGGCTATTTTAGCAACAGGAATTACAGCACAAGCTGATGCAAAGGAACATACGGTAACTCAAGGAGAGTCACTTTGGTCAATCGCTGACAAATATGATACAACAGTTGAAAGAATTAAAAAGATCAACAAATTAGAGTCAGATTTAATTTTACCGAATCAAAAACTAGAAGTATTAGTAAAAGGTAAATATGAAGTCCAAAAAGGCGATACTTTAGAGAAAATTGCTAAAAAGTTTGATGCTAATGTTGCGGATTTAAAGAAATGGAACAAGATCAAAACAAATAAAGACCTAAAAGTAGGTAAACTCATTGTTGTTGATAAAGAGGAACAAAGACAAGTTGTAACACAAACAGCTGCGCAAAAGACGCCTGTTACTGTACAGCAGACAGTAGCATATCAAGCACCAGTTGTAAAAGCACCAGTTGTAAAAGCACCTGAGCAAGCAAAACCTGCAGTCCAAGCACCAGTCCAAAAGCCGGTACAGCAAGTAGCACAACAGCCAGTCCAACAGCCAGTCCAACAACCAGTCCAAGCACCAGTCCAACAACCAGTCCAAAAGCCGGTACAACAAGTAGTGCAGCAACCTGCACCACAACAACCAGCACAACAAGCAGCACCTGCTGGGAACTCATCTATGGATGCACATTTACGTGTTATTGCACAACGTGAATCAGGTGGTAACCCGAGCGCTGTTAATCCAGCTGGATATTACGGATTATTCCAATTTTCACCATCTACATGGGCATCTGTAGGTGGTACAGGTAACCCAGCGAATGCTTCGGTTGAAGAACAATGGAAACGTGCTAGAATTTTATACCAAACTGCTGGAGCTTCTCAGTGGTCAACAGCATATTAA
- a CDS encoding transglycosylase family protein — MKKLLAVTTVFAVGGTFAATQADAAQYRVKSGDSLWKISQIYGTSVQALKRENGLRSNLIHVNQVLNINENTTKRNAYKPAYKPAVAPVTTGSYYRIVPGDTLGKIASRYGVSVAQLKAWNGLRSDLIIAGRTLKINGPAVAPVNRAAAPVTRTAYTAPVKRAVAKSTYQAPVRQTVYSAPAKRVTTTRTQAPAVRVNNGLNWAALARCESGGNPSINTGNGYYGMYQFNLQTWRGVGGSGYPHQASAAEQTKRAQILYNMRGAQPWPVCGAYL, encoded by the coding sequence ATGAAAAAACTTTTAGCGGTAACGACAGTATTTGCAGTAGGTGGTACATTTGCAGCAACTCAAGCAGATGCAGCTCAATATAGAGTGAAAAGCGGAGATTCTTTATGGAAAATCTCTCAAATCTATGGAACTTCAGTTCAGGCATTAAAGCGTGAGAATGGTTTAAGATCTAACTTAATTCATGTTAATCAAGTATTGAATATTAATGAGAACACAACGAAGCGCAATGCTTATAAACCGGCATATAAACCAGCTGTTGCACCTGTGACTACAGGTTCATATTACCGCATCGTTCCTGGAGATACTTTAGGTAAGATTGCATCACGTTACGGTGTATCTGTTGCTCAACTTAAAGCATGGAATGGCTTACGTTCAGATTTAATCATTGCAGGACGTACATTAAAGATTAATGGACCAGCTGTTGCACCTGTAAATAGAGCAGCTGCACCGGTTACAAGAACAGCGTACACAGCTCCTGTTAAACGCGCTGTTGCAAAGTCAACTTATCAAGCGCCGGTTAGACAAACTGTTTATAGTGCACCAGCGAAGCGTGTTACAACGACAAGAACACAAGCGCCAGCAGTACGTGTTAACAATGGATTAAACTGGGCAGCATTAGCGAGATGTGAATCTGGTGGTAATCCATCGATCAATACAGGAAATGGTTACTACGGAATGTACCAGTTCAACTTACAGACATGGCGTGGTGTCGGTGGAAGCGGATATCCACATCAAGCATCTGCAGCAGAGCAGACGAAGCGTGCACAAATTTTATACAATATGCGTGGCGCGCAGCCATGGCCAGTATGTGGTGCTTATCTATAA
- the yidC gene encoding membrane protein insertase YidC, which produces MKKKSIWLLVFTAAIILSGCDYSKESNRNGFFYDTFVHPLDQLIHWLGAHMGHNYGLAIIAITLIVRLALFPFMMKTYKNQSVMREKMALIKPQMTEIQERVKRARTQEEKMEANQEMMALYKDNGINPLNMGCLPLLIQLPIVTGLFYVLKYPTEGGITQYPNFLWFDLTKTDIAMTVIAGIVYALQAYVSMQNIPEEQKAQMRMMMFISPIMIVWMSAISPAALPLYWAVGGAFLVVQTWLGNKFYKKKVHEEIAPLIEAHEENERAKQPKNTQVVSSKKKKRR; this is translated from the coding sequence ATGAAAAAGAAGTCGATATGGCTCCTAGTATTTACTGCAGCGATAATTTTATCTGGCTGTGACTATTCAAAAGAATCAAACCGTAATGGATTTTTCTATGATACATTTGTGCATCCATTAGATCAGTTAATTCACTGGTTAGGTGCACATATGGGACATAACTACGGACTTGCGATTATTGCAATTACCTTAATCGTACGTTTAGCGCTATTCCCATTTATGATGAAGACATACAAGAACCAGAGCGTTATGCGTGAGAAAATGGCTTTAATCAAGCCCCAGATGACTGAAATTCAAGAACGAGTAAAGCGTGCGCGCACTCAAGAAGAGAAGATGGAAGCAAACCAGGAGATGATGGCATTATACAAAGATAATGGCATTAATCCATTAAACATGGGATGTTTACCATTATTAATTCAATTGCCGATCGTTACTGGATTATTCTATGTATTAAAATATCCAACTGAAGGCGGAATTACACAGTATCCGAACTTCTTATGGTTTGATCTAACGAAAACGGATATCGCTATGACAGTTATCGCAGGTATCGTATATGCATTACAGGCATATGTTTCTATGCAAAACATACCTGAAGAACAAAAAGCACAGATGCGTATGATGATGTTCATCTCGCCAATTATGATTGTCTGGATGTCAGCTATTTCTCCTGCAGCATTACCTTTATACTGGGCTGTTGGTGGAGCTTTCTTAGTTGTACAAACTTGGTTAGGAAACAAGTTCTACAAGAAGAAAGTGCATGAAGAAATTGCACCTTTAATCGAAGCACATGAAGAGAATGAGCGTGCAAAACAACCAAAGAACACACAAGTCGTTTCTTCAAAAAAGAAGAAAAGAAGATAA
- the thiD gene encoding bifunctional hydroxymethylpyrimidine kinase/phosphomethylpyrimidine kinase — translation MKTALSIAGTDPTGGAGTTVDLKVFQSRGVYGMSVVTSLVAQNTLGVQDVFNQPVEVIQKQLESVYSDIVPDAVKTGMLATSEVMDVVRPYIERYNIPYVIDPVMVAKSGDLLLDENGQNAVRTKLLDIATVVTPNIPELEKIINMKVETEADISRAGKIFIDEIGAESVLIKGGHLKGDATDYLFTKTGLITLHGARYNTKHTHGTGCTYSAVITAELAKGKSIEDAVQLAKRYMDVAIKYTPGIGHGNGPVNHFKFQEVE, via the coding sequence ATGAAGACTGCATTATCGATTGCTGGAACAGATCCGACAGGTGGTGCTGGAACGACAGTGGACTTGAAAGTCTTTCAATCACGTGGAGTATATGGGATGAGCGTAGTAACAAGTCTTGTTGCACAGAATACATTAGGTGTGCAGGATGTCTTTAATCAGCCGGTAGAGGTTATACAGAAACAGCTTGAAAGTGTATATTCAGATATTGTACCGGATGCAGTAAAGACAGGTATGTTAGCCACGAGTGAAGTGATGGATGTGGTGAGACCGTATATAGAACGTTATAACATTCCGTATGTCATCGATCCTGTGATGGTTGCTAAAAGTGGAGATTTGTTGCTCGATGAGAACGGACAAAATGCCGTACGCACGAAATTACTGGATATTGCGACTGTGGTGACACCGAATATCCCTGAATTAGAGAAGATCATCAATATGAAAGTGGAGACAGAAGCGGATATCTCACGTGCAGGAAAAATATTTATCGATGAGATTGGCGCTGAGAGTGTACTCATTAAAGGTGGACATTTAAAGGGAGATGCAACAGACTATCTATTTACGAAGACAGGATTAATTACTTTGCATGGAGCGCGTTATAATACGAAACATACACATGGGACAGGCTGTACGTATTCAGCCGTTATTACAGCGGAACTCGCTAAAGGTAAAAGTATAGAAGATGCTGTGCAGCTAGCGAAGCGCTATATGGATGTGGCCATTAAGTACACTCCTGGCATCGGGCACGGCAATGGTCCGGTAAATCACTTTAAGTTTCAGGAGGTAGAATAA
- a CDS encoding HD domain-containing protein, translating to MTYTIIETTEKFVKEIHKHDSSGHDFAHIDRVRKLALYIGAHEGADLFIVEMAALLHDTVDEKLFNEQSAWERLEHFYTTIGLSDTQKERINHILRYMSFKGGTNQGKLKSLEGFVVQDADRIDALGAIGIARTFMFAGKFGEAMYDPEIQPREDLSDYRAPSTAINHFHEKLFKLIHLMNTETGKQIAQSRNDYMQQFIDTFLQEWHGEQL from the coding sequence ATGACATATACTATAATTGAAACAACTGAAAAGTTTGTGAAAGAAATACACAAACATGATTCCTCAGGTCATGATTTCGCACATATTGATCGTGTAAGAAAGCTCGCATTATATATCGGAGCACATGAAGGTGCGGATTTATTCATCGTAGAAATGGCTGCGCTTTTACATGATACTGTTGACGAGAAACTATTCAATGAACAGTCGGCCTGGGAACGTCTTGAACACTTTTATACAACGATTGGATTAAGCGATACACAAAAAGAACGTATTAATCATATTTTGCGCTATATGAGTTTTAAAGGCGGTACCAATCAAGGTAAATTAAAATCACTTGAAGGCTTTGTCGTGCAGGATGCTGACCGTATCGATGCGCTAGGTGCAATCGGCATCGCGCGCACATTTATGTTTGCAGGTAAATTTGGAGAAGCAATGTATGATCCGGAAATTCAACCGCGTGAAGATTTAAGTGATTATAGAGCACCTAGTACTGCCATCAATCACTTTCATGAAAAGCTATTTAAACTCATTCATCTCATGAACACTGAAACGGGTAAACAAATTGCGCAATCACGTAATGACTATATGCAGCAGTTCATCGATACGTTCTTACAAGAGTGGCACGGTGAGCAATTATAA
- the tenA gene encoding thiaminase II, protein MVFTKQLKKEVEPIIESIYNDPFIQGIIHGDLKKEAVKHYLKADSLYLNEFAKIYSLLIPKLNDREGIQFLLGQIDFVMNGEVDAHYTLADYAGVDYKTVIQDGEWYPSSDHYIKHMYYNAYRYSDASFTICAMAPCPYVYQQLALKIAERNNLEGNPLKPWVDFYCTNMDELIGHLDRWVDEFSETASEEELNILRKNFVESCIHEKRFFNMSYNIETWEGY, encoded by the coding sequence ATCGTGTTTACGAAACAGTTGAAGAAAGAAGTAGAACCGATTATTGAATCTATTTATAATGATCCATTTATTCAAGGTATTATTCATGGAGATTTAAAGAAAGAGGCAGTAAAGCATTACTTAAAGGCAGATAGTTTATATTTAAACGAGTTTGCAAAGATATATAGTCTGCTTATTCCGAAGCTGAATGATAGAGAAGGCATTCAGTTCTTGCTTGGCCAGATTGATTTTGTGATGAATGGCGAAGTGGATGCGCATTATACATTAGCAGACTATGCAGGTGTTGATTATAAAACAGTGATTCAAGATGGTGAATGGTACCCGTCAAGTGACCATTATATTAAGCATATGTATTACAACGCCTATCGATATAGTGATGCAAGTTTTACAATATGTGCGATGGCTCCGTGTCCATATGTGTATCAGCAGCTTGCACTAAAGATTGCTGAACGTAATAATCTGGAAGGTAATCCGCTAAAACCTTGGGTAGATTTTTATTGCACGAATATGGATGAGCTTATCGGACATCTAGATCGCTGGGTAGATGAATTCAGTGAAACAGCTTCTGAGGAAGAATTAAATATATTGAGAAAGAACTTTGTTGAAAGCTGCATTCATGAGAAGCGATTCTTTAATATGTCTTATAACATTGAAACGTGGGAGGGTTATTGA
- a CDS encoding single-stranded DNA-binding protein, which yields MINKAIVAGRLVKDPSLRQAANNTTIATFSLAVDRGISKNGERSTDFLMCKAFNKTAVNISKYCSKGSFVCITGQFHSNRYEKDGKTHYSTEILVENIKFLPNIGGNKAEKSESRSDAVWNSLPDEIKDKVAQNLIVKGTEQLIQSTAEERWNSKLFGVEDGEEKTPSEYAAQADEIIKVATNNEAQKDAIADAEEEVQEDSNQSEDASVSDVTDSSTPF from the coding sequence GTGATAAACAAAGCGATTGTAGCAGGACGCTTAGTAAAAGACCCATCGTTACGACAAGCAGCTAATAATACGACCATTGCCACTTTTTCGTTAGCGGTTGATCGAGGGATTTCTAAAAATGGTGAGCGTTCGACAGACTTTTTGATGTGCAAAGCATTTAACAAGACGGCTGTAAATATTAGCAAGTATTGTAGTAAAGGAAGTTTTGTATGCATAACAGGTCAGTTTCATAGCAATCGTTACGAAAAAGATGGAAAAACGCATTATTCTACCGAAATTCTAGTAGAGAATATTAAGTTTCTGCCGAATATCGGAGGAAATAAAGCTGAAAAAAGTGAATCAAGATCGGATGCTGTGTGGAACAGTTTGCCGGATGAAATTAAAGATAAGGTGGCCCAGAATCTTATTGTCAAAGGTACGGAGCAGCTTATTCAGTCTACTGCAGAAGAAAGATGGAACAGTAAACTTTTCGGTGTAGAAGATGGAGAAGAAAAAACACCGAGTGAATATGCTGCTCAGGCAGATGAGATTATTAAAGTCGCAACAAACAATGAAGCACAAAAAGACGCCATAGCTGACGCAGAGGAAGAAGTTCAGGAAGACAGTAATCAATCAGAAGATGCATCTGTTTCAGATGTAACAGACTCCAGTACGCCATTTTAA
- the fabZ gene encoding 3-hydroxyacyl-ACP dehydratase FabZ — protein sequence METLLTYDEIKKIIPHRYPFLLIDRIIELEEGKRCTGIKQVSGNEPFFQGHFPEYAVMPGVLIVEALAQVGAVAMLKLEENQGKLAMFTGIDKCRFKSQVTPGDTLTLSVEMTRVKGPIGKGTATAKVGDKLACSCEISFAIIDK from the coding sequence ATGGAAACTTTATTAACTTATGATGAAATTAAGAAGATTATCCCGCATCGTTATCCGTTTTTATTAATCGATCGTATTATCGAACTTGAAGAGGGTAAACGTTGTACGGGAATTAAACAAGTAAGTGGTAATGAGCCTTTCTTTCAAGGACATTTTCCTGAATACGCCGTAATGCCTGGTGTACTTATTGTAGAAGCACTGGCACAAGTCGGTGCAGTTGCAATGCTGAAACTAGAAGAGAATCAAGGAAAGCTTGCTATGTTTACAGGAATTGATAAGTGCCGCTTTAAATCCCAAGTCACACCTGGAGACACGTTAACGTTATCCGTTGAGATGACACGTGTGAAAGGACCAATTGGTAAAGGTACTGCCACAGCGAAAGTCGGAGATAAACTCGCTTGTAGCTGTGAAATCAGTTTTGCGATTATCGATAAGTAG